The proteins below are encoded in one region of Triticum aestivum cultivar Chinese Spring chromosome 1B, IWGSC CS RefSeq v2.1, whole genome shotgun sequence:
- the LOC123141797 gene encoding uncharacterized protein, with amino-acid sequence MPPPPPPPPRRLPLLFLLLAVLLGSTASALSIPAAAAAEITVASHPAATLRLPPAEPLAGDGRGPFCTRVHLRGRASRFRDPSRFFHALRLRANASRPDALELCFHRNATIGPCKCAASQWHKVPKSGLWAQSLSPYDRRILDFRMPADPSRSVVVSTEEEFLLHRVVFLVLGMVLMALAHTLSQSLVFYYGGAMTIGIFLVLLIILFQGMKLLPTGRKSSLAIFAYSSVVGMTTYFLHYLSGLLRAILVEMGIAEDMHNPLGIFLLVCVILAGAWFGFWGVRKLVLTEEGSVDAGVAYFVEWAILIVSAVLILQSSLDYLLAFAALVFCIIIKTVSRIEGMSRFMRHLSSGLSKGITRGLSRYEDLGGYSNTNGAHKDGFSKLHGEYLKHTPRRNSPLSGSQKKTSSQVLDRDSYYSTYHTTPERRKFTKEEYEAFTKEETRKGMQQLLSSPDFNRWALANADRISVTPAGSGRSSSRSQERHRFFGLF; translated from the exons atgccgccgccgccgccgccgccgccgcgccgcctccccctcctcttcctcctacTCGCCGTCCTGCTCGGAAGCACCGCCAGCGCCCTCtccatccccgccgccgccgccgccgagataACAG TCGCCTCGCACCCGGCGGCCAccctccgcctcccgccggcggAACCCCTCGCCGGGGACGGCCGGGGGCCCTTCTGCACGCGCGTCCACCTCCGCGGCCGCGCCTCCCGCTTCCGCGACCCGTCCCGCTTCTTCCACGCCCTGCGGCTCCGCGCCAACGCCTCCCGCCCCGACGCCCTCGAGCTCTGCTTCCACCG GAATGCCACGATTGGTCCGTGCAAGTGCGCCGCGTCGCAGTGGCACAAGGTGCCCAAGAGCGGCCTCTGGGCGCAGTCCCTCTCGCCGTACGACCGCCGGATCCTCGACTTTCGGATGCCCGCGGACCCTTCGAGATCCGTTGTGGTGTCCACGGAGGAAG AGTTCTTGCTCCATAGGGTGGTGTTCCTGGTGTTGGGGATGGTGCTGATGGCTCTGGCCCACACGCTTAGTCAGTCACTGGTGTTCTACTATGGCGGGGCCATGACGATCGGCATTTTCCTTGTGCTGCTGATTATACTCTTTCAG GGAATGAAGCTTTTGCCTACTGGCAGAAAGAGTTCGCTTGCTATTTTTGCATACTCTTCAGTT GTTGGCATGACAACATATTTTCTGCACTATTTGTCGGGACTGCTGCGTGCAATTCTTGTGGAAATGGGAATCGCCGAAGACATGCATAATCCT CTGGGTATATTCCTTCTCGTTTGCGTCATCCTAGCTGGAGCCTGGTTTGGTTTCTGGGGTGTCCGTAAACTTGTTCTAACGGAAGAAGGATCTGTTGATGCTGGCGTGGCGTATTTCGTCGAGTGGGCTATCTTGATTGTTTCTGCTGTCTTGATCCTCCAG AGTTCTCTGGACTATCTCCTTGCATTTGCAGCTTTAGTCTTTTGCATAATCATCAAGACAGTTTCAAGGATCGAAGGGATGTCAAGATTTATGCGCCATTTATCAAG TGGACTTTCCAAGGGAATCACACGTGGCCTCTCCCGCTATGAAGATTTGGGAGGGTATTCCAACACGAATGGAGCTCACAAAGATGGGTTCAGCAAGCTTCATGGTGAATACCTGAAACATACGCCAAGAAGAAATTCACCTCTTTCAG GCTCACAGAAGAAAACATCGTCACAAGTTCTTGATAGGGACAGCTACTATTCGACCTACCACACTACCCCAGAGAGGAGAAAGTTTACGAAAGAGGAATACGAAGCATTCACCAAAGAAGAGACAAGAAAAGGTATGCAGCAGTTACTGTCCTCGCCGGATTTCAACAGGTGGGCGCTCGCCAATGCGGACAGGATATCAGTGACTCCAGCAGGATCTGGACGAAGCAGCAGCAGAAGCCAGGAGCGACATCGTTTCTTCGGACTGTTTTAA